One segment of Alnus glutinosa chromosome 2, dhAlnGlut1.1, whole genome shotgun sequence DNA contains the following:
- the LOC133861369 gene encoding uncharacterized protein LOC133861369 isoform X1: protein MEKNKEELDGRSLIDLVFSWSLGDVLNKDFYKYQVKKIPETFSSVPDYKESFVPSLIEETHADLFSNITTLSQAPTCEIEYVVTSKTFKPPKDLFYEIKLESIKDSELESVKDTKKDEGKYEPEPGDIIVLTHVRPKCIDDLKRPKEFYLIAYVLRPRDLETKSSTVLILASNPLLTNEEYKHNYEKGTLFAVYLMNMTTNVRIWKALHLERGNTNIIKTVLQANSADDENCLTCFSKGKNSLASSNLQGRIGSYNLNGSQEAAVLSCIGMRDCNHQNPVKLIWGPPGTGKTKTVGVLLHALLKVKCRTLTCAPTNIAVLEVTTRLLCLARASQEYNPYGLGDIVLFGNGKRMKIYDRFQTNKRMKFGERKDLLDVFLDYRVDVLVKCFAPLSGWRNGLKLMVSLLDDPKSQYEKYLEKRREENNKGDDDPLTFEEFLKKTFCSIHEQLKFCMVNLYTHLPTSLIPLEVVKEIIRALDLLKSLETGLQGVGVGYWFTELSIRKECLRIMRCLTLSLTSSIPNFTNNSLIKNFCLANACLVFSTASSSAKLYSTEGSMEFLVIDEAAQLKECETAIPLQLSGVRHAILIGDETQLPPLVKSEISEKAEFGRSLFERLFMLGHKKHLLDVQYRMHPSISLFPNGVFYGKQISDGPNVEGRDYEKRFLQGNMYSSYSFISVVHGKEEVGLGHSTKNMVEAAVVSEIVANLHKQFLDTKKKVSIGVISPYKAQVSAIEERVRKYSKSGSGFTVSVRTVDGFQGGEADVIIISTVRCNGNGSIGFLSNRQRANIALTRARYCLWILGDEVTLLNSGSVWKELVLDAKERGCFYEASEDKSLAQAIIAALVELGELVILLKNDSLLFKEAKWKVFFDNDFQNSIARTSNVETRKEVLSLLAKLSSGWHWPHETSSQLLKRYKVDGQLNLVWTVDILKEESYHIQVMKVWDVVSLFDIPRLENHLNIIFRSYKDDKLDRCRQRRVEGGLVVPMRWPVDLSSCPELDSVQHLTKPLSSLNLRDEPETSIATPGSLVVPMRWSVDSRSCPEPDSVQNLTKPLSSLSVRDEPETSTATPKSLDGPKTWPVDSRKCPEPDNVGNLSKTFPSLSPRDEGHEADVMVSHGLDIERVTRASSSSNVETSTEAQMPSVANNSSSSFIFKYCSIL from the exons ATGgagaagaacaaggaagaacTTGATGGTAGAAGCTTAATAGACTTGGTGTTCTCTTGGTCTCTTGGGGATGTTCTCAATAAAGATTTTTACAAATATCAG GTTAAAAAGATCCCAGAAACATTCTCATCAGTGCCAGATTATAAGGAGTCATTCGTTCCTTCATTAATTGAGGAAACACATGctgatttgttttccaacataACAACGTTGTCTCAAGCACCCACTTGTGAAATAGAATATGTTGTaacatctaaaacatttaaacCTCCCAAAGACTtgttttatgaaattaaattagaGAGCATTAAAGATTCTGAGTTGGAGAGCGTGAAAGATACTAAGAAAGATGAAGGAAAATATGAACCTGAGCCTGGTGATATTATTGTCTTAACACATGTTAGACCAAAATGCATTGATGATTTGAAAAGGCCCAAAGAATTCTATCTTATAGCTTATGTTCTTCGGCCAAGAGACTTAGAGACAAAGTCTAGTACGGTATTGATACTGGCATCAAATCCCCTTTTAACTAATGAGGAATACAAGCACAATTACGAGAAGGGAACACTTTTCGCAGTTTATCTTATGAATATGACTACAAATGTTCGTATCTGGAAAGCACTGCACCTGGAAAGGGGGAACACAAACATTATTAAAACAGTACTGCAAGCCAATTCAGCT GATGATGAAAATTGTTTGACTTGCTTTTCTAAAGGAAAAAACAGCCTTGCCTCTTCTAATCTACAGGGAAGGATCGGCTCTTATAATCTAAATGGCTCTCAAGAAGCAGCGGTTTTAAGCTGCATTGGTATGAGAGACTGCAATCATCAGAATCCTGTCAAACTGATATGGGGCCCTCCAGGGACCGGGAAAACAAAGACCGTTGGTGTCTTATTACATGCCCTCCTTAAAGTGAAGTGTAGAACACTAACATGTGCTCCAACTAACATTGCAGTTCTGGAAGTTACAACACGACTGCTGTGCTTGGCTAGGGCTTCGCAAGAGTATAACCCATATGGGCTTGGAGATATAGTCTTATTTGGGAATGGTAAGCGAATGAAGATTTATGATCGttttcaaacaaataaaagaatgaagTTTGGTGAACGTAAAGATCTTCTTGATGTATTTCTCGACTATCGTGTTGATGTGCTTGTGAAGTGCTTTGCTCCTCTATCTGGCTGGAGAAATGGCTTAAAATTAATGGTATCTTTGCTTGATGACCCGAAGTCGCAGTatgaaaaatacctggaaaaaAGAAGGGAGGAAAACAATAAGGGAGATGATGATCCTTTGACATTTGAGGAGTTTTTAAAGAAGACATTCTGTTCAATTCATGAGCAACTGAAGTTTTGTATGGTTAATTTGTATACACACTTACCAACTTCTCTAATACCATTAGAGGTAGTGAAGGAAATTATTAGAGCTTTGGATCTGCTCAAATCTCTTGAAACTGGGTTGCAAGGTGTCGGTGTGGGTTATTGGTTTACAGAGTTGAGTATAAGAAAAGAGTGCCTTCGTATAATGAGATGTCTGACATTATCTCTGACATCCTCTATTCCAAATTTCACTAATAattctttaataaaaaacttttgCTTGGCAAATGCATGCCTAGTGTTCTCTACTGCATCAAGCTCTGCTAAATTATACAGTACTGAAGGAAGCATGGAATTTTTGGTTATCGATGAAGCTGCTCAGCTTAAAGAATGTGAAACAGCTATTCCTTTACAGCTATCCGGCGTCCGCCATGCTATTCTCATAGGGGATGAGACGCAGCTCCCTCCTTTAGTTAAAAGCGAG ATATCCGAGAAGGCTGAATTTGGAAGAAGTTTGTTTGAAAGATTATTCATGTTGGGGCACAAGAAGCACCTTCTTGATGTTCAGTACAGGATGCATCCATCCATCAGCTTATTTCCAAACGGGGTGTTCTATGGCAAACAGATTTCAGATGGTCCAAATGTTGAAGGAAGAGACTACGAGAAGCGTTTCCTTCAAGGCAACATGTACAGCTCCTACTCTTTCATAAGTGTAGTTCATGGAAAGGAGGAAGTTGGTCTCGGGCATAGTACCAAGAATATGGTTGAGGCTGCTGTGGTCTCTGAGATAGTTGCGAATCTGCATAAAc AATTCCTTGACACAAAGAAGAAGGTCAGTATAGGAGTGATATCACCATATAAGGCTCAAGTTTCTGCAATTGAAGAGAGGGTCAGAAAATACAGCAAGTCTGGTAGTGGCTTCACTGTGAGTGTTCGCACTGTTGATGGGTTCCAAGGAGGTGAGGCCGATGTAATAATTATCTCTACTGTAAGATGTAACGGGAATGGATCAATAGGTTTCCTTTCCAACCGACAAAGAGCAAATATCGCACTAACTCGAGCAAG GTATTGCCTTTGGATTTTGGGGGATGAGGTGACTTTACTCAATAGTGGCTCTGTTTGGAAGGAACTAGTCCTTGATGCCAAGGAACGTGGGTGTTTCTATGAGGCTAGTGAGGACAAGAGCTTGGCTCAGGCAATTATTGCTGCCTTGGTAGAGCTTGGAGAGCTTGTTATTTTACTCAAAAATGACTCTCTACTTTTCAAAGAGGCTAAATGGAAG GTTTTCTTCGACAATGATTTCCAGAATTCTATTGCGAGGACTAGCAATGTAGAGACTCGTAAGGAAGTGCTTTCTCTTTTGGCAAAGCTTTCAAGTGGTTGGCATTGGCCCCATGAGACTAGTTCTCAACTTTTAAAGAGGTACAAGGTCGATGGGCAGCTGAATCTGGTTTGGACTGTAGATATTCTCAAGGAAGAATCATATCACATTCAGGTTATGAAGGTTTGGGATGTTGTGTCGTTATTTGATATACCAAGACTAGAAAACCATCTTAACATCATATTTAGGAGCTATAAAGATGATAAGTTGGATCGATGCAGACAAAGACGTGTTGAGGG GGGCTTAGTTGTTCCAATGAGATGGCCGGTGGACTTAAGTAGTTGTCCAGAACTTGATAGTGTGCAGCACCTCACAAAACCGCTATCCTCACTCAATCTGAGGGATGAGCCAGAAACATCAATTGCAACTCCTGG GAGCTTAGTTGTTCCAATGAGATGGTCAGTGGACTCAAGAAGTTGTCCAGAACCTGATAGTGTACAGAACCTCACAAAACCACTATCCTCACTCAGTGTGAGGGATGAGCCAGAAACATCAACTGCAACTCCCAA GAGCTTAGATGGTCCAAAGACATGGCCAGTGGACTCAAGAAAATGTCCTGAACCTGATAATGTGGGCAACCTCTCAAAGACGTTTCCCTCACTTAGTCCGAGGGATGAGGGCCATGAGGCAGATGTCATGGTGTCGCATGGTTTGGACATCGAGAGAGTTACAAGAGCCAGCTCATCCAGTAACGTGGAAACCTCAACTGAAGCTCAAATGCCAAGTGTTGCAAATAACTCGAGCTCATCTTTTATCTTCAAGTACTGCTCGATTTTGTAG
- the LOC133861369 gene encoding uncharacterized ATP-dependent helicase C29A10.10c-like isoform X2: MEKNKEELDGRSLIDLVFSWSLGDVLNKDFYKYQVKKIPETFSSVPDYKESFVPSLIEETHADLFSNITTLSQAPTCEIEYVVTSKTFKPPKDLFYEIKLESIKDSELESVKDTKKDEGKYEPEPGDIIVLTHVRPKCIDDLKRPKEFYLIAYVLRPRDLETKSSTVLILASNPLLTNEEYKHNYEKGTLFAVYLMNMTTNVRIWKALHLERGNTNIIKTVLQANSADDENCLTCFSKGKNSLASSNLQGRIGSYNLNGSQEAAVLSCIGMRDCNHQNPVKLIWGPPGTGKTKTVGVLLHALLKVKCRTLTCAPTNIAVLEVTTRLLCLARASQEYNPYGLGDIVLFGNGKRMKIYDRFQTNKRMKFGERKDLLDVFLDYRVDVLVKCFAPLSGWRNGLKLMVSLLDDPKSQYEKYLEKRREENNKGDDDPLTFEEFLKKTFCSIHEQLKFCMVNLYTHLPTSLIPLEVVKEIIRALDLLKSLETGLQGVGVGYWFTELSIRKECLRIMRCLTLSLTSSIPNFTNNSLIKNFCLANACLVFSTASSSAKLYSTEGSMEFLVIDEAAQLKECETAIPLQLSGVRHAILIGDETQLPPLVKSEISEKAEFGRSLFERLFMLGHKKHLLDVQYRMHPSISLFPNGVFYGKQISDGPNVEGRDYEKRFLQGNMYSSYSFISVVHGKEEVGLGHSTKNMVEAAVVSEIVANLHKQFLDTKKKVSIGVISPYKAQVSAIEERVRKYSKSGSGFTVSVRTVDGFQGGEADVIIISTVRCNGNGSIGFLSNRQRANIALTRARYCLWILGDEVTLLNSGSVWKELVLDAKERGCFYEASEDKSLAQAIIAALVELGELVILLKNDSLLFKEAKWKVFFDNDFQNSIARTSNVETRKEVLSLLAKLSSGWHWPHETSSQLLKRYKVDGQLNLVWTVDILKEESYHIQVMKVWDVVSLFDIPRLENHLNIIFRSYKDDKLDRCRQRRVEGGLVVPMRWPVDLSSCPELDSVQHLTKPLSSLNLRDEPETSIATPGSLDGPKTWPVDSRKCPEPDNVGNLSKTFPSLSPRDEGHEADVMVSHGLDIERVTRASSSSNVETSTEAQMPSVANNSSSSFIFKYCSIL, encoded by the exons ATGgagaagaacaaggaagaacTTGATGGTAGAAGCTTAATAGACTTGGTGTTCTCTTGGTCTCTTGGGGATGTTCTCAATAAAGATTTTTACAAATATCAG GTTAAAAAGATCCCAGAAACATTCTCATCAGTGCCAGATTATAAGGAGTCATTCGTTCCTTCATTAATTGAGGAAACACATGctgatttgttttccaacataACAACGTTGTCTCAAGCACCCACTTGTGAAATAGAATATGTTGTaacatctaaaacatttaaacCTCCCAAAGACTtgttttatgaaattaaattagaGAGCATTAAAGATTCTGAGTTGGAGAGCGTGAAAGATACTAAGAAAGATGAAGGAAAATATGAACCTGAGCCTGGTGATATTATTGTCTTAACACATGTTAGACCAAAATGCATTGATGATTTGAAAAGGCCCAAAGAATTCTATCTTATAGCTTATGTTCTTCGGCCAAGAGACTTAGAGACAAAGTCTAGTACGGTATTGATACTGGCATCAAATCCCCTTTTAACTAATGAGGAATACAAGCACAATTACGAGAAGGGAACACTTTTCGCAGTTTATCTTATGAATATGACTACAAATGTTCGTATCTGGAAAGCACTGCACCTGGAAAGGGGGAACACAAACATTATTAAAACAGTACTGCAAGCCAATTCAGCT GATGATGAAAATTGTTTGACTTGCTTTTCTAAAGGAAAAAACAGCCTTGCCTCTTCTAATCTACAGGGAAGGATCGGCTCTTATAATCTAAATGGCTCTCAAGAAGCAGCGGTTTTAAGCTGCATTGGTATGAGAGACTGCAATCATCAGAATCCTGTCAAACTGATATGGGGCCCTCCAGGGACCGGGAAAACAAAGACCGTTGGTGTCTTATTACATGCCCTCCTTAAAGTGAAGTGTAGAACACTAACATGTGCTCCAACTAACATTGCAGTTCTGGAAGTTACAACACGACTGCTGTGCTTGGCTAGGGCTTCGCAAGAGTATAACCCATATGGGCTTGGAGATATAGTCTTATTTGGGAATGGTAAGCGAATGAAGATTTATGATCGttttcaaacaaataaaagaatgaagTTTGGTGAACGTAAAGATCTTCTTGATGTATTTCTCGACTATCGTGTTGATGTGCTTGTGAAGTGCTTTGCTCCTCTATCTGGCTGGAGAAATGGCTTAAAATTAATGGTATCTTTGCTTGATGACCCGAAGTCGCAGTatgaaaaatacctggaaaaaAGAAGGGAGGAAAACAATAAGGGAGATGATGATCCTTTGACATTTGAGGAGTTTTTAAAGAAGACATTCTGTTCAATTCATGAGCAACTGAAGTTTTGTATGGTTAATTTGTATACACACTTACCAACTTCTCTAATACCATTAGAGGTAGTGAAGGAAATTATTAGAGCTTTGGATCTGCTCAAATCTCTTGAAACTGGGTTGCAAGGTGTCGGTGTGGGTTATTGGTTTACAGAGTTGAGTATAAGAAAAGAGTGCCTTCGTATAATGAGATGTCTGACATTATCTCTGACATCCTCTATTCCAAATTTCACTAATAattctttaataaaaaacttttgCTTGGCAAATGCATGCCTAGTGTTCTCTACTGCATCAAGCTCTGCTAAATTATACAGTACTGAAGGAAGCATGGAATTTTTGGTTATCGATGAAGCTGCTCAGCTTAAAGAATGTGAAACAGCTATTCCTTTACAGCTATCCGGCGTCCGCCATGCTATTCTCATAGGGGATGAGACGCAGCTCCCTCCTTTAGTTAAAAGCGAG ATATCCGAGAAGGCTGAATTTGGAAGAAGTTTGTTTGAAAGATTATTCATGTTGGGGCACAAGAAGCACCTTCTTGATGTTCAGTACAGGATGCATCCATCCATCAGCTTATTTCCAAACGGGGTGTTCTATGGCAAACAGATTTCAGATGGTCCAAATGTTGAAGGAAGAGACTACGAGAAGCGTTTCCTTCAAGGCAACATGTACAGCTCCTACTCTTTCATAAGTGTAGTTCATGGAAAGGAGGAAGTTGGTCTCGGGCATAGTACCAAGAATATGGTTGAGGCTGCTGTGGTCTCTGAGATAGTTGCGAATCTGCATAAAc AATTCCTTGACACAAAGAAGAAGGTCAGTATAGGAGTGATATCACCATATAAGGCTCAAGTTTCTGCAATTGAAGAGAGGGTCAGAAAATACAGCAAGTCTGGTAGTGGCTTCACTGTGAGTGTTCGCACTGTTGATGGGTTCCAAGGAGGTGAGGCCGATGTAATAATTATCTCTACTGTAAGATGTAACGGGAATGGATCAATAGGTTTCCTTTCCAACCGACAAAGAGCAAATATCGCACTAACTCGAGCAAG GTATTGCCTTTGGATTTTGGGGGATGAGGTGACTTTACTCAATAGTGGCTCTGTTTGGAAGGAACTAGTCCTTGATGCCAAGGAACGTGGGTGTTTCTATGAGGCTAGTGAGGACAAGAGCTTGGCTCAGGCAATTATTGCTGCCTTGGTAGAGCTTGGAGAGCTTGTTATTTTACTCAAAAATGACTCTCTACTTTTCAAAGAGGCTAAATGGAAG GTTTTCTTCGACAATGATTTCCAGAATTCTATTGCGAGGACTAGCAATGTAGAGACTCGTAAGGAAGTGCTTTCTCTTTTGGCAAAGCTTTCAAGTGGTTGGCATTGGCCCCATGAGACTAGTTCTCAACTTTTAAAGAGGTACAAGGTCGATGGGCAGCTGAATCTGGTTTGGACTGTAGATATTCTCAAGGAAGAATCATATCACATTCAGGTTATGAAGGTTTGGGATGTTGTGTCGTTATTTGATATACCAAGACTAGAAAACCATCTTAACATCATATTTAGGAGCTATAAAGATGATAAGTTGGATCGATGCAGACAAAGACGTGTTGAGGG GGGCTTAGTTGTTCCAATGAGATGGCCGGTGGACTTAAGTAGTTGTCCAGAACTTGATAGTGTGCAGCACCTCACAAAACCGCTATCCTCACTCAATCTGAGGGATGAGCCAGAAACATCAATTGCAACTCCTGG GAGCTTAGATGGTCCAAAGACATGGCCAGTGGACTCAAGAAAATGTCCTGAACCTGATAATGTGGGCAACCTCTCAAAGACGTTTCCCTCACTTAGTCCGAGGGATGAGGGCCATGAGGCAGATGTCATGGTGTCGCATGGTTTGGACATCGAGAGAGTTACAAGAGCCAGCTCATCCAGTAACGTGGAAACCTCAACTGAAGCTCAAATGCCAAGTGTTGCAAATAACTCGAGCTCATCTTTTATCTTCAAGTACTGCTCGATTTTGTAG